Below is a genomic region from Deltaproteobacteria bacterium.
TGGATGAAGTTCTTCGAAGTCCCCCCCTCGACGATGTAGGAGGCGAGCGTGAACGGCGCGCCCGAGAAACCGATCAGCGGCACCTTCCCATCGAGCGCCTTGCGCAGGATGCGGATCGCCTCCATCACGAAGGGGACCTTCTCCTCGGGGTCGGGCACGGCGAGGGAATCGACGTCCTTCTGTCCCCGGATCGCCTTCCCCAGCAGCGGCCCTTTCCCGTCGTGGAACTCGAGCGGAACTCCCATCGCCTCGACGGGGATGAGGATGTCGGAGAAGAGGATCGCCGCGTCCACGCCGAGCTTCTCGACGGGCATCAGCGTGACCTGCGCGGCCAGCTCCGGGGTCTTGCACATCGTGAGGAACGAGTTGTTCCCGCGGATCTTCTGGTAGTCGGGGAGGTAGCGGCCCGCCTGCCGCATGATCCACACGGGGGTGACGTCGACCGGCTCGCGCCGGCACGCCTTCAGGAATCGGTACTCCGTCATGTCGACCTCGGGTTCGGTTATTTCGTCGATTTTCCCGCCTGGACCGCCTCGGCCAGGCGCTTGCGGGTCTTGATCGGAACGTAGTTGCAGAACGGCTCCTCCGCGAGATAATCATCGAGGACCGCGTCGGCCCGCGCCCGGCAGCCGCCGCAGACGTTGATGTATTCGCACTCGCCGCATCGCCCCTTGTACTTCTCGAAGTCGCGCAGCGACTCGAACAGCTCCGACGTGCGCCAGATCTCCGCGAACTTCTGTTTCTTCACGTTCCCCGCCACCACGGGGAAGTAGGAGCACGGCTGTACGTTCCCCTTCGAGTCGATGAAGCAGATCGACTGGGCGCAGATGCACCCCTTGCCGCCGCCGGTGGAGAACGTGAGGGACCGGGGCTGGAATTTCTCCCCCTCCTCCTTCATCTTCTGGAGGCGCACCCGGTAATAGTGCGGCGCGCAGGTGGGCCGCACGAGCATCTCCGTCTCCTGCTTCTCCATCTGGTAGTGCCACTCGAGGATCTCCTCGTAATCCTCCTTGCTGATCAGCTCGCTCATGATCGCCTCGCCGCGACCCGTGGGGACGATCATGAACATGTACCACGCGTGGGCGCCGATCGACTTCGCCAGCTTGCAGGTGGCCGCGATGTCGTGCTGGTTCCTCTTGGTGAAGGAGGAGTTGACGATGAACTGCATCCCGTTCCGGTTGAAGATCTCCGCCGCCCGCAGCGTCGCCTCGAACGCCCCCGGCTGCTTGCGGAAGTCGTCGTGGACCGCCGCGGTGGAGCCGTCCAGCGACAGGGAGCAGATCCGGATCCCCGACTCCTTCATCTTTCGCACGACCTCGTCCGTGACGAGCACGCCGTTCGTGGCGATGCACATCCGGAACCCCTTCTCCGTCCCGTACTTCGCGATCTCGAAGAGGTCCTTCCGGAGAAGCGGCTCCCCGCCCGAGAGAACCAGCACCGGCTTGGAGATCTCCGCGATGTCGTCGATCAGCTGTTTCGCCTCCGCGAGCGAAAAATCCGAGTCGTGGGAGGTCATCGAGGAAGAGGCGCGGCAGTGGATGCAGTTCAGGTTGCATCGGCCGGTCACTTCCCAGGCGATCCACTTCGGGATGAACTCTTCCTTGGCCAAGGTGTATCCTTTCTGGAAGCCGTAAACGCGTATTATAACCCGCCGGCCAACGGGAGGCGACCGATGGCGAGAAAACGCAGGAAGCGGTACCACCCCCCGGGGACGCAGCCCGGGACCCTCGCGGCGCACCCCGAGGCGGGGGACGCCCCGGTCCGGATCACGTCGTTCCTGTACGATGCGAACCTGTGCGAGGAGCGGACGGTTTCTCCCTCAGAGATTTCCTCCCTGTCTCCGCCGGAGGGTGGGGTGCTCTGGCTCGACGTCTGCGGCCTGTCCGATCCCTCCGTGGTCCAGGCGATCGGCGACCGCTTCCGTATCCACTCCCTGGCGCTCGAGGACGTGCTGAACGTCCCGCAGCGCCCGAAGGTGGAGTGGTTCGGCGACCACCTCCTCGTCGTGCTGCGCGAGATCCGGTACCCGGAACTTCCCGAACAGATGGCGTTCTTACTCGCGGACCGGGTGGTCGTCTCCTTCCAGGAGCGCCCGGGCGACGCGTTCGAGCCGGTCAGGGAGCGGCTGCGGAAGGGGAAGGGGCGGATCCGCACCGAGGGGGCCGATTTCCTCCTGTACTCCCTGTGCGACTCGGTGCTGGACGCCTTCTTCCCGACGCTGGAGCGGCTGGGCGACGAGGTGGAGGAGATGGAGGAGCGGGTGCTCGTCTCTCCCGTGCCGGAAACGTTCCTCGCCATCCGGCGCCTGAAGCGGGAACTGCTGGAAGTGCGCCACGCCGTGTGGCCCGCCCGGGACGCGCTGAACCTGTTGCTGATCGAGGAGCACCCCCTGATCCGCCCCGGGACCAAGGTCTTCCTGCGCGACTGCTACGACCACACGATCCAGTTGATGGACATGGTCGAGACGTTCCGGGAAATGGCGTCGGGGCTGGTGGACGAATACATGTCGGCCGTGTCGAACCGGATGAACGAGATCATGAAGGTGCTCACGGTCATGGCGACCATCTTCATCCCCTTGACCTTCATCGTCGGGCTCTACGGGATGAACTTCGACACGAAGGCGTCGCCGTACAACATGCCGGAGCTGACCTGGGCGTACGGCTACCCCGCGCTGCTGTTCCTGATGGCGGCGGTCGCGGGCGGGATGCTGTACTACTTCCGCCGGAAGCGGTGGATCTGATCCGGGGGCCGCGGCGAAGCAAAAGCACCAGTAATCGATATGGAGAACAGGGGGGAGGAGCGATGAGTCCGTGGTAAAAGCGCTGAATGTCGCCGTTGAGGTAGCGGAGGGACAGTGCTCACATTGCGGTGATCCGCCGGTCTCCCGATGATCTGTTCGATCTGCGGGGGAGACCATTTCTCCTCACCAGGGAGAGGGACGACGCGCTCCGGCGAGAGAGGGAAATGCCCGTACAAGGGGGGGGCGTTCATGGGACTGCGGGCCGGGCACGACCTGCTGTATTTCGGGCGGTGGCGGAGGATGGACGCGACCGCGATCGACGTACGGAAGGCCCATCACCAGATGAGAAGACTGCTGGGCGAGATCGCCGTAGCCCTTGAAACGGAGGACATTCCCGCGACCCGGAAGGACCTGGAAAAAGCCCTCGAGGCGCTTTACGAGGCAGAGTCGGGCGAGGGAGGGCCGGACGCTCTCCGGTACCTGGATCACGCGCTTTCCTATGCCCACCGGGTGATCGGCGACCTGTTGCACGAAAAGGGATTGCCACCCCACTCTCCGGCGGATTTCGTCGGATGGTACGATGCCGGGGAAGTCCCGTTTCGGGAAGACTGGTGAAGGTTTCAGGCACGGAAGGAGGCGTTCGATGATTCCCCTTGACCGGTACCCGAAGGAAATCACGCTGCGGGACGATTCACACGCGGTATTGCGGCCGATGACTCCGGAGGATGCCGACGGCCTCTGGAATTTCCTGCGGCAACTGCCCGAGATCGACAAGTCCCATTTCCATGAGGATGTGGACCGCCGGGAGGCGGTGGAGCGGTGGGCGAAGTCGCTCGACTACGAGGCGGTGCTCCCGATCCTGGCGATGCAGGGGGACCGCGTCGTGGGGAGCGCCACGCTCTACCGGAACAGAACGGGCTGGAAACAGCGGATCGGGATCGTCAGGATCCTGATCGCCCCCGATTTCCGGCACAAGGGTCTGGGAACAGCGTTGATCCGGGAGATTCGCCACCTCGGCGAAAAGGTTGCCTTGAATTACCTCTTGGCGGAGGTGATCGAGGAGCAGGAGGCCGCCGTTCGTGCGCTGGAGCGGATGGGGTTCGAGAAGGCGGCGGTCTATCGGGATTTCGTCAACGACCGGAAGGGACATCTCCACAATCTCGTAGTACTTCTTCACCCTATGTCGGGTCTCGAGAAAGAGAGGTTGTATTGATGCCGCGATCCGGGGGATTGCGCTATTCCGCAATCCCCCGGAGACGCTTCCGTGACGGCGTCACGCCGCCCGGAGGTACTTCACGCTTTCCACCGGCGCCTCTCCCAGGTCTGTGAACGGGGATTCCGCCCAGAAAATCTCTTTCCCGCTCGCCTCCTCGTCGGCCATGTAGCCCAGGAGGATACCGCAGGCTCCGATCGCGAGCAGCACCAGCCCCAACAGAACGGTAACCGGGGTTGCGAACATCTCGATGTCAAAGAGAATGCCTTCCATTGTGCTCACCTCCTTCTCTTTCCACGGGGGGTGCCCGAAGAGCCCCCCCGATCCCACGCCATCGACTTCTTCATGCCGCCAAGCGGATCTCTTCCCCCGCGGCCGTCTCGCCGGCCTCGGGAAGCGGCCACTCCGCCCAGAAAATCCGTTTCCCGCTCGCCTCCTCGTCGGCCATGTAGCCGAAAAGGATTACACTCACCACGAACGTGAGCAGCGCAACGCCGCCCAGGTACGCGAAGATGGAACCGATGAACTCCGTTCCCAGTGCGATTCCTTCCATGATCTTCACCCCCTCCCTTTTGACCGTAAGATAGCAGGGAGGGGGGAGAACGTTTGTGAAAGGTCGTACTAATAATGATTTTATTTTGGTGGTAGCTAAGCGGAGTATATCTGCCCGACGCTTTCCAACTCGTACCTGCAACCGCGAGCCATGTTGGGGAAGAGAGAACCTTCGTT
It encodes:
- a CDS encoding GNAT family N-acetyltransferase; the encoded protein is MIPLDRYPKEITLRDDSHAVLRPMTPEDADGLWNFLRQLPEIDKSHFHEDVDRREAVERWAKSLDYEAVLPILAMQGDRVVGSATLYRNRTGWKQRIGIVRILIAPDFRHKGLGTALIREIRHLGEKVALNYLLAEVIEEQEAAVRALERMGFEKAAVYRDFVNDRKGHLHNLVVLLHPMSGLEKERLY
- a CDS encoding radical SAM protein, which translates into the protein MAKEEFIPKWIAWEVTGRCNLNCIHCRASSSMTSHDSDFSLAEAKQLIDDIAEISKPVLVLSGGEPLLRKDLFEIAKYGTEKGFRMCIATNGVLVTDEVVRKMKESGIRICSLSLDGSTAAVHDDFRKQPGAFEATLRAAEIFNRNGMQFIVNSSFTKRNQHDIAATCKLAKSIGAHAWYMFMIVPTGRGEAIMSELISKEDYEEILEWHYQMEKQETEMLVRPTCAPHYYRVRLQKMKEEGEKFQPRSLTFSTGGGKGCICAQSICFIDSKGNVQPCSYFPVVAGNVKKQKFAEIWRTSELFESLRDFEKYKGRCGECEYINVCGGCRARADAVLDDYLAEEPFCNYVPIKTRKRLAEAVQAGKSTK
- the corA gene encoding magnesium/cobalt transporter CorA; translated protein: MARKRRKRYHPPGTQPGTLAAHPEAGDAPVRITSFLYDANLCEERTVSPSEISSLSPPEGGVLWLDVCGLSDPSVVQAIGDRFRIHSLALEDVLNVPQRPKVEWFGDHLLVVLREIRYPELPEQMAFLLADRVVVSFQERPGDAFEPVRERLRKGKGRIRTEGADFLLYSLCDSVLDAFFPTLERLGDEVEEMEERVLVSPVPETFLAIRRLKRELLEVRHAVWPARDALNLLLIEEHPLIRPGTKVFLRDCYDHTIQLMDMVETFREMASGLVDEYMSAVSNRMNEIMKVLTVMATIFIPLTFIVGLYGMNFDTKASPYNMPELTWAYGYPALLFLMAAVAGGMLYYFRRKRWI